In one Chitinophaga sancti genomic region, the following are encoded:
- a CDS encoding sugar MFS transporter, protein MNNHKKGNNAIPLITITLLFFMWGFITCMNDILIPYLKELFQLTFFKSMLVQFAFFGAYFIGSLIYFIISYYNGDPVNKVGYKKGIIFGIILSALGCVLFLPAATFGVYGLFLSALFVLGLGFTVLQITANAYVSLLGPEDSASSRLNLTQAFNSFGTTIAPILGGHLIFELFKDPSGGFSAAATRIPYLIFAGILLLVALLIWRVKLPNFAQDDENQPKGLGVLKFPHLTRGILTVFCYVGGEVAVGSFMISFLGLHDVAGLGEGEAKKYLAIYWGGAMIGRFVGAISLSHSMSQARKSVYMLVTALGVFGVIYLLVGMPFEQISFFLIFIALNFVGFLVGRSAPARTLVIFSLINMFLLASAIINKGEVAMFSIVGIGIFNSIMFSNIYTLAIAKLGTYTSQGSSLLVMAILGGAIMPVIQGALADQIGVQHALIVPLICYSVVLYFGFYCMKRFKNLEMTSVKSGH, encoded by the coding sequence ATGAACAATCACAAGAAAGGAAACAATGCAATTCCACTGATCACGATCACGTTATTGTTTTTTATGTGGGGATTTATCACGTGTATGAACGATATTTTGATCCCTTACCTGAAGGAGCTGTTTCAGCTCACCTTCTTTAAATCAATGCTGGTTCAGTTTGCGTTCTTCGGTGCATATTTTATCGGTTCGCTGATCTATTTCATTATTTCCTATTACAACGGGGACCCTGTGAACAAAGTGGGGTACAAGAAAGGGATAATCTTTGGTATTATCCTCTCAGCGCTGGGCTGCGTTTTATTCCTGCCAGCTGCTACTTTTGGTGTGTATGGCCTGTTTCTGAGCGCATTGTTCGTGCTCGGTCTGGGCTTTACCGTATTGCAGATTACCGCGAACGCCTATGTGTCTCTGCTGGGTCCGGAAGACTCCGCTTCCAGCAGGTTGAACCTCACCCAGGCGTTTAATTCATTCGGTACTACGATTGCGCCTATATTAGGTGGTCACCTGATATTTGAGCTGTTTAAGGATCCAAGTGGTGGTTTCAGTGCTGCTGCAACAAGAATTCCTTACCTGATCTTTGCAGGTATCCTCTTGCTGGTAGCCCTGTTGATCTGGCGTGTAAAACTGCCTAATTTTGCGCAGGACGATGAAAACCAGCCGAAAGGACTGGGTGTATTAAAGTTCCCTCATCTGACAAGAGGTATCCTTACTGTTTTCTGCTACGTAGGTGGAGAAGTAGCGGTAGGTAGCTTTATGATCAGTTTCCTGGGGCTGCATGATGTTGCAGGACTGGGTGAAGGTGAAGCCAAGAAATACCTGGCGATCTATTGGGGTGGTGCGATGATAGGCCGTTTCGTAGGTGCTATCTCCCTGAGCCATTCTATGAGCCAGGCAAGGAAATCAGTATATATGCTGGTGACTGCACTTGGGGTGTTCGGGGTGATCTACCTGCTGGTAGGTATGCCATTTGAACAGATTAGCTTCTTCCTGATCTTCATTGCACTGAACTTTGTAGGATTCCTGGTAGGTCGTTCCGCTCCTGCACGTACATTGGTGATCTTCTCCCTGATCAATATGTTCCTGCTGGCAAGTGCCATCATCAACAAGGGCGAAGTTGCAATGTTTAGTATTGTAGGTATCGGTATCTTCAACTCTATCATGTTCTCTAATATCTATACACTGGCGATTGCCAAACTGGGTACCTATACCAGCCAGGGTTCATCTCTGCTGGTGATGGCGATTCTGGGTGGTGCGATTATGCCTGTGATACAGGGAGCGCTGGCAGACCAGATTGGGGTGCAACATGCACTAATAGTTCCGTTGATCTGCTATAGTGTGGTCCTGTATTTCGGATTCTATTGTATGAAGCGGTTTAAAAACCTGGAAATGACTTCTGTGAAGTCAGGGCATTAG
- a CDS encoding NUDIX hydrolase, with the protein MRNTEIEKASEALWKNALPHLSVDCVVFGYHQGSFNVLLAKMKGDNSWILPGGYIQKTESIDDAAKRILFERSGAEKVFLEVFGVFGEPNRSEDYFVEYEDNLWHKMRFVTIGYYAVIDQSQVTPVPDMFSDACEWMPVYDLPEMVMDHRQIIDKALEKLRDQLYHKPIGFNLLPEIFTLPQLQALYEKIMNQKFNRGNFYRKIMKENILIKQGEAKTGGAHKAPHLYKFDPAVYTK; encoded by the coding sequence ATGCGGAATACTGAGATTGAAAAAGCCAGCGAGGCGTTATGGAAAAATGCCCTACCTCACCTATCTGTCGACTGCGTAGTTTTTGGCTATCACCAGGGCAGTTTCAATGTACTACTGGCAAAAATGAAGGGAGACAACAGCTGGATACTCCCCGGGGGTTATATTCAGAAAACAGAATCTATTGACGATGCGGCCAAGCGGATCCTCTTCGAACGAAGTGGTGCAGAGAAAGTGTTTCTCGAAGTGTTTGGGGTGTTCGGTGAGCCGAACCGTTCGGAAGATTATTTTGTAGAATACGAAGACAACCTCTGGCATAAAATGCGGTTTGTTACGATTGGTTACTATGCTGTAATAGACCAGTCGCAGGTAACACCGGTGCCTGATATGTTCAGCGATGCCTGTGAATGGATGCCAGTTTATGACTTGCCTGAGATGGTGATGGACCATAGGCAGATCATTGATAAGGCCCTGGAAAAGTTGCGGGATCAGCTTTATCATAAACCGATTGGTTTTAACCTGCTACCGGAGATCTTCACCTTGCCACAACTGCAAGCCCTGTACGAGAAGATTATGAATCAGAAGTTTAACAGGGGGAATTTTTACAGGAAGATTATGAAGGAGAATATCCTCATTAAACAAGGGGAGGCTAAGACAGGGGGAGCACATAAAGCGCCACATTTGTATAAGTTTGATCCGGCGGTTTATACTAAATAA